In Rutidosis leptorrhynchoides isolate AG116_Rl617_1_P2 chromosome 2, CSIRO_AGI_Rlap_v1, whole genome shotgun sequence, one genomic interval encodes:
- the LOC139888819 gene encoding uncharacterized protein, which produces MAGNEETSSGKQTETAPHTNSPYYIHASDYPKQMHVNENLNDNNYADWSQEMMNFLFAKNKVGFVDKTIPKLVKTSPEYMMWKRCDAMVNGWLTIAMKKEIRNSVKYANAASKIWDDLKERFGKESVPRAYELKQTLQLTHQDGTSISVYYTKLRGL; this is translated from the coding sequence ATGGCAGGAAATGAAGAAACCTCGTCTGGGAAGCAAACTGAAACTGCACCACACACGAATTCACCCTACTATATTCATGCTTCGGATTACCCAAAGCAGATGCACGTTAATGAAAATCTCAATGACAACAACTATGCCGATTGGTCACAAGAGATGATGAATTTTCTCTTCGCCAAGAATAAGGTCGGTTTCGTTGATAAAACTATTCCTAAACTGGTAAAAACTTCTCCTGAATACATGATGTGGAAGAGGTGCGATGCTATGGTGAATGGGTGGCTAACAATTGCAATGAAGAAAGAGATAAGAAACAGTGTCAAGTATGCTAATGCTGCTTCCAAAATTTGGGATGATCTAAAGGAACGATTTGGCAAAGAGAGTGTTCCTAGAGCGTATGAACTAAAACAGACACTACAATTGACTCATCAGGATGGAACTAGCATTTCTGTTTATTATACAAAATTACGTGGGCTTTAA